ACCGGATCGTGCGGCGTCTCCTCGCGGAGATCGGGCACCCGGTCACCCACCTCACCCGGACGGCGATCGGGCCGGTGCAGATCGGCCGGCTCAAGAAGGGCAGCCTGCGCGAGCTCACCCCCGACGAGGTCGGATCGCTGCTCGACACCGCCGGACTATAAGGTCGGTCCCGTGTCCGTACGTGCCATCCGTGGAGCCACCCAGCTGACCGCCGACACCCGGGAGCAGATGCTCGACCGGGTGGCCGAGATGGTCACCGAGGTGATGACCGCCAACGGGCTGGAGGTCGACGACTTCATCTCCGTCATCTTCACCGCGACCTCCGACCTGGTCGCGGAGTTCCCGGCGTACGCGGCCCGTGGGCTGGGCTTCGGCGAGGTGCCCCTGATCTGCGCGCGTGAGCTGGAGATCGACGGCTCGATGCCGCGGGTCGTGCGGATGATGGCGCACGTCGAGACCGACCGGGCCCGCTCGGAGATCACCCACGTCTACCTGCACGGCGCGGCAGCACTGCGCTCGGACCTCACCAAGGTCCGCTCGGTCCCGGACGAGCCCGGGAGCAGAGCCTGATGGCCGCTGGCCTCACCGGACCGATCCACGTCATCGGCGCCGGCCTGCTGGGCACCTCGATCGGCCTGGCGGCGAGCCGTCAGGGTGTCACGGTCTGGCTCAGTGACCACAACCCCGAGCACGTCCGAACGGCGGTCGGCCTCGGGGCCGGGGTGGCGGTCCCGCCTGACGGGGTGCCGCAGCTGGTCGTCGTCGCGGTCCCCCCGGTGCACATCGCCGAGGTGGCGGTCGCCGCGCTGGAGACCGGCGCGGTCGTCACCGACATCGGGAGCGTCAAGGCGCAGCCGCTGGCCCAGATCAGCGACCACGTCGGCGAGGACCTGCTGACCCGGTACGTCGGCAGCCACCCGATGGCGGGCAACGAACGCTCGGGGCCGCTGGCTGCCAGTGCGTCCCTGTTCGACGGGCGCCCGTGGGCGGTCACCCCGCACGTGCACTCCGACCCCGGAGCGGTGCTGCTGGTCGAGGAGCTGATCGCGCTGTGCGGCGCCGTCGGTGTCCGGCTCTCGCCGGTCGAGCACGACCTGGCCGTGGCCCGGACCTCGCACGTCCCGCACCTGCTGGCCGTGCTGGCGGCCGGGCAGCTCAACGACGCCGTCCCCGAGCACCTCAGCCTGTCCGGCCAGGGAGTTCGCGACGTGACCCGGGTGGCCGGCGGCGACCCCGAGCTCTACAGCCAGATCATCCGGGCCAACGCCGGTGTCGTCGGCGACCTGCTGCGCGGCGTCCGGGACCAGCTCGACGAGCTCATCGCGGCGGTGGACGACCCCACCGACGGCGCCTCCGGCGCGGACCTCGGCGAGATCCTGACCCGGGGCCGGGCCGGGACCCGGATCATCCCGGGCAAGCACGGCCGAGCCCCGCTGGCCACCGGTCCGCTGTTCGTCCTGGTGCCCGACCAGCCCGGTGAGCTCGCCCGGCTGTTCGCGGACATCGGGGAGATCGGCGTCAACGTCGAGGACCTGCGCATCGACCACGACCCCGGCCGCCCGGTCGGTCTGGTCGAGCTCCAGGTCGAGGCCGCGGCCGCCGAGAGGCTCCGCCAGGCGCTCGAAGCGAGGAACTGGACCTCTCACCGGTAGACTCTCGCCTGGCGCGATGCCGTGCGGGTCCCGATCAGGGCGCCCGAAACATGGTGAACGAGCGTGGACGAGGGGCATCAACCGTGGGGCAGGAGCAGTTTCCCGTGAGCAATTCCGTGAACGCAGCAGGTTCGACCGGCGTGGTCGTGGCGATGGACGGTCCGTCCGGGTCCGGCAAGTCGAGCACGTCGCGCGGCGTCGCCGACAAGCTCGGGCTGGCCTACCTCGACACGGGAGCCCAGTTCCGCGCGGTGACCTCCTGGATGCTCGAGCACGGCGTCGACGTGCACGACGCCGAGGCCGTGGCAGCGCGCGCCGGGGAGCCCGTGCTGGTCTCCGGCACCGACCCGCTCGCGCCCACCATCACCGTGGACGGCAAGGACGTCGCCGAGGCGATCCGTTCCGAGGCCGTCACCGCTGCCGTCAGCCCGGTCGCCACGGTGCCCCAGGTGCGTGTCCGGCTGCTGGAGCTGCAGCGCGGCATCATCGCCGCGGCGCTGCAGTCCGGCGGGATCGTCGTGGAGGGTCGCGACATCGGCTCGGTCGTGTGGCCTGACGCCGCCGTGAAGCTGTACCTGACCGCGGACGCTGCGGCCCGCGCAGCCCGTCGTACGGCGGAGAACGGAAGTGGCTCGGTCGAGGCGACCGAGGCCGACCTGCTGCGACGCGACGCGATCGACTCCTCGCGGGCCTCCGCGCCGCTCGTCGTGCCCGAGGGTGCCGTGCACCTCGACACCACGCCGTACGGGCTGGACGAGGTGATCGCCCTGGTCGTCGACATCGTCGAGCAGGCCACCGGGTCCCGGGCGGCACCGTGACGACGACCCAGGACTCGACCCACCTCGAGCTGCCCCGCACGGTGGGGATCAAGCACCCGCGCCGCGGCATGCTGCACCGGCTGCGGCCGACGTTCGCGTCGGTGATCCACCGGCGGTGGGACCTCGAGATGCGGGGGCTGGAGAACTTCCCGACCGAGGGCCCGGTGGTCGTCGCCTCGAACCACATCGGCTTCCTCGACGGCCCGCTGATGGCGATCGTCGGACCGCGTCCGGTGCACGCGCTGACCAAGCGGGAGCTCTTCGTCGGACCGCTGGGAACGTTCCTGCACGGATCGGGCCAGATCCCGATCTCCCGGGACGTACCGGACCCGCGCGCGCTGCGCACGGCGCTGCGGGTGCTGCGCGACGGCGGGGTGGCCGGGGTGTTCCCCGAGAGCACCCGGGGGAGCGGCGACATGGCCAAGGCCGCCGGGGGAGCGGCGTACCTGGCGCTCGTGACCGGGGCTCCCGTGGTGCCGATGTCGGTGCTGGGCACCCGGCTGCCGGGGTCGAGGTCGAGCTTCCCGCCCAGGGGCACCCGCTTCGCCCTCAGCTACGGACCGGCCCTCACCGTCGACGCCCAGCCGTGGCCGCGGCGTACCGCCGACATCCAGGCGCTCACCGAGCGCA
The DNA window shown above is from Marmoricola sp. OAE513 and carries:
- a CDS encoding lysophospholipid acyltransferase family protein, whose product is MTTTQDSTHLELPRTVGIKHPRRGMLHRLRPTFASVIHRRWDLEMRGLENFPTEGPVVVASNHIGFLDGPLMAIVGPRPVHALTKRELFVGPLGTFLHGSGQIPISRDVPDPRALRTALRVLRDGGVAGVFPESTRGSGDMAKAAGGAAYLALVTGAPVVPMSVLGTRLPGSRSSFPPRGTRFALSYGPALTVDAQPWPRRTADIQALTERIRLAIIATADEASQATGMTLPGPLPEADKDEQ
- the cmk gene encoding (d)CMP kinase — its product is MSNSVNAAGSTGVVVAMDGPSGSGKSSTSRGVADKLGLAYLDTGAQFRAVTSWMLEHGVDVHDAEAVAARAGEPVLVSGTDPLAPTITVDGKDVAEAIRSEAVTAAVSPVATVPQVRVRLLELQRGIIAAALQSGGIVVEGRDIGSVVWPDAAVKLYLTADAAARAARRTAENGSGSVEATEADLLRRDAIDSSRASAPLVVPEGAVHLDTTPYGLDEVIALVVDIVEQATGSRAAP
- the aroH gene encoding chorismate mutase, producing MSVRAIRGATQLTADTREQMLDRVAEMVTEVMTANGLEVDDFISVIFTATSDLVAEFPAYAARGLGFGEVPLICARELEIDGSMPRVVRMMAHVETDRARSEITHVYLHGAAALRSDLTKVRSVPDEPGSRA
- a CDS encoding prephenate dehydrogenase gives rise to the protein MAAGLTGPIHVIGAGLLGTSIGLAASRQGVTVWLSDHNPEHVRTAVGLGAGVAVPPDGVPQLVVVAVPPVHIAEVAVAALETGAVVTDIGSVKAQPLAQISDHVGEDLLTRYVGSHPMAGNERSGPLAASASLFDGRPWAVTPHVHSDPGAVLLVEELIALCGAVGVRLSPVEHDLAVARTSHVPHLLAVLAAGQLNDAVPEHLSLSGQGVRDVTRVAGGDPELYSQIIRANAGVVGDLLRGVRDQLDELIAAVDDPTDGASGADLGEILTRGRAGTRIIPGKHGRAPLATGPLFVLVPDQPGELARLFADIGEIGVNVEDLRIDHDPGRPVGLVELQVEAAAAERLRQALEARNWTSHR